One window of the Labilibaculum sp. genome contains the following:
- a CDS encoding radical SAM protein encodes MATFLFDKIIFGPVKSRRLGVSLGINLLPNDCKLCSFNCIYCECGWNPDQYEQKINFHPKNQVKESLFEKLTQMKANNEDLDVITFAGNGEPTLHPEFGEIINYTIEVRNQVFPQARIAVLSNSSMIHKKSVFDALNKVDDNILKLDGGTEETIINLDQPVGKFNLNNLVELLSKFDGNLIIQTLFIRGEYGGKVIDNTTREEIDAWLTHLQKIQPKEVMIYTISRDTPSDNLEKISMKELKQIAQKVEEAGFKTQISG; translated from the coding sequence ATGGCTACTTTTCTCTTCGATAAAATTATTTTCGGCCCTGTAAAAAGCAGAAGACTTGGTGTTTCGTTAGGTATTAATTTACTGCCTAATGATTGCAAACTCTGCAGTTTTAATTGCATTTATTGTGAATGTGGATGGAATCCGGATCAATATGAACAGAAAATTAATTTTCACCCAAAAAATCAGGTGAAAGAGAGTCTATTCGAGAAATTGACCCAGATGAAAGCCAATAATGAAGATTTGGATGTAATTACCTTTGCAGGAAATGGAGAACCAACGCTTCATCCGGAATTTGGTGAAATAATTAATTACACAATCGAGGTTCGAAATCAAGTATTTCCGCAGGCAAGAATAGCTGTCCTTTCCAATTCATCGATGATTCACAAAAAGTCGGTATTTGATGCTTTAAATAAGGTCGATGATAATATTTTAAAGCTGGATGGCGGAACAGAGGAAACAATTATCAATTTAGATCAGCCCGTTGGAAAGTTCAATCTAAATAATTTGGTTGAACTTCTTTCTAAGTTTGATGGCAATTTAATCATTCAAACCCTTTTTATTCGAGGAGAATACGGGGGTAAAGTTATTGACAACACTACTAGGGAAGAAATAGATGCATGGCTTACACACCTGCAAAAAATACAACCGAAAGAAGTGATGATTTATACTATTTCGAGGGATACTCCAAGTGATAATCTGGAGAAAATATCAATGAAAGAATTGAAGCAAATTGCGCAAAAAGTAGAAGAGGCCGGATTTAAAACACAAATCAGCGGTTAA